In Thunnus thynnus chromosome 4, fThuThy2.1, whole genome shotgun sequence, a genomic segment contains:
- the LOC137181608 gene encoding G-protein coupled receptor 22 — protein METEGYRDLLETSDGQGVGLLDGGGGEGVEEGWSTPYPLGYQVSLTTVLMLELVLGFSSNLTVLVLYCAQSNLVDSVSNLVTVNLHVLDILVCVLCLPLTVAVILLPANGSGVGSLATLCLFHEACVTFTSVATAVNVLVISLDRYDISVRPASRLLTPRRAALLLAAVWAVSLAVFFLPFLEGDFFSLRAEDGEDEEPEAQNNDSELTTGVTPIFSSLSPSSVPSTQPSSPSHILPPVWQNRTLLCIGGQGYYTGLAMYYHLLLQVPCFFIAVAVMLFTYSRILQALNIRIGSHMMRGARAKDSTCRIRCRRQRRKDLTLSTEVVSSNQNQNLTHPPLIPSPTPTPTSPPPLSSMPQGMSDSGATVTTVSTAATTPIATTPATPASPTPASASTQTHATSPLPASSMGVQASVSAIIALRRAVRRHRDRRERQRRVLKMSLIIISTFMGCWAPLSAVNVLILCLGPSDSLVRIRLCFLAMAYGTTIFHPLLYAFTRQKLRRALKTRVKKRVVSLLQVDPAPSGGTVIHNSWVEGGGHRKNRKPRMEASDGTDALQRQ, from the coding sequence ATGGAGACCGAAGGCTATCGTGACCTCCTTGAGACCAGCGATGGTCAGGGGGTAGGCCTGCTGGAtggagggggtggggagggggtggaggagggcTGGAGCACCCCCTACCCTCTGGGCTACCAGGTGTCTTTGACCACTGTGCTGATGCTGGAGCTGGTGTTGGGCTTCAGCAGCAACCTGACCGTACTTGTGCTCTACTGTGCTCAGTCCAACCTTGTGGATTCAGTCAGCAACCTGGTCACAGTCAACCTCCATGTCCTGGACATACTGGTCTGTGTGCTGTGTCTGCCGCTGACTGTGGCTGTGATCCTACTACCAGCTAATGGAAGTGGAGTTGGCAGTCTTGCCACGCTGTGTCTCTTTCACGAGGCCTGTGTCACATTCACTAGCGTCGCCACAGCAGTTAATGTGCTGGTGATCAGTTTGGACCGATACGACATCTCAGTGCGTCCAGCCAGTCGTCTGCTGACCCCCAGGCGTGCTGCGCTGCTCCTGGCAGCGGTGTGGGCTGTGTCTCTGGCTGTCTTCTTCCTGCCCTTCCTTGAGGGGGACTTCTTCTCTTTGAGGgctgaggatggtgaggatgagGAGCCAGAGGCGCAGAACAATGACTCTGAACTCACCACTGGAGTGACACccattttttcctccctttctccttcctctgtaCCCTCCACTCAGCCCTCCTCCCCTTCACACATCCTGCCTCCAGTGTGGCAGAACAGGACACTGCTGTGCATCGGGGGGCAGGGGTATTACACAGGCCTGGCTATGTATTACCACCTGTTACTCCAAGTGCCCTGCTTCTTCATCGCTGTAGCTGTCATGTTGTTCACATACTCCAGAATCCTACAGGCCCTCAACATTCGCATTGGTTCCCACATGATGAGGGGTGCGCGTGCAAAGGACTCCACCTGCAGGATACGTTgcaggaggcagaggaggaaggaCCTCACCTTGTCCACAGAGGTAGTGTCCTccaaccagaaccagaacctcACCCATCCTCCCCTTATACCCTCTCCCACACCAACACCAACATCCCCACCACCACTCTCCTCCATGCCCCAGGGGATGTCTGACAGTGGAGCAACTGTCACTACTGTCAGTACTGCTGCCACCACCCCCATCGCCACCACACCGGCAACTCCTGCTTCTCCAACCCCGGCTTCAGCCTCAACCCAGACCCATGCCACTTCACCATTGCCTGCCTCCTCCATGGGTGTCCAGGCTTCGGTTTCTGCTATCATCGCTTTGAGGCGGGCTGTGCGTAGACACAGGGACCGTCGGGAGCGTCAACGTCGTGTTCTTAAAATGTCCCTAATCATTATATCCACCTTTATGGGCTGCTGGGCCCCTCTGTCTGCAGTCAATGTTCTCATCCTGTGTCTGGGTCCCAGCGACAGCCTGGTACGGATCCGCCTTTGCTTCTTGGCAATGGCTTATGGAACCACCATCTTTCATCCTCTGCTCTATGCTTTCACAAGGCAGAAGCTGCGCCGTGCCCTCAAAACACGTGTCAAGAAAAGGGTAGTGTCCCTTCTGCAGGTAGACCCAGCTCCCAGTGGGGGAACAGTTATTCATAACTCCTGGGTGGAGGGGGGAGGCCACAGGAAGAATCGCAAGCCACGGATGGAGGCCAGTGATGGCACTGATGCCTTACAGAGGCAGTGA